From the Acidovorax sp. NCPPB 3576 genome, the window CGGGTCCGTGCGGCGTGAGCAGGCCGAAAGCCAGTGCCTGCAGGGCATCGCCCGCCAGCAGCGCCCGCGCCTCGCCGAAGCGAACGTGCACCGTGGGCTTGCCGCGGCGCAGCACGTCGTTGTCCATGCACGGCATGTCGTCGTGCACCAGGGAATAGGCGTGGATCAACTCCACCGAGCAGGCCGCGCGCAGGGCCGCCTCGTCCAGGCCACCCACGGCCTCGGAGGCGGCTAGCACCAGCAGGGGCCGCAGGCGCTTGCCGCCGTCGAGCACGGCGTAGCGCATGGCCTCGCCCAGGCCCGCAGGCGCATCGCTGCACACCCAGCGCGACAGGGCATCTTCCACGCGCGCCAGTTGCGCATCGCTCCAGCCGCGAAGGTCGAAGGGCGTCGTGGGTGCGGTGGATGTGTGGGCTGCGGTATGGGGCATCGCCATGGCGGTGGTCACTCCTGCGTCCATGGTTGCAACGCCCCTTCGTCCAATACCTTGATCTGGTCCTGCACCGCTTCCAGCCGGCCACGGCAAAAAGCCAGCAGCGCCGCGCCGCGCTGGTAGCCCGCCAGCATCTGGTCCAGCGGCAGCTGGCCCGACTCGATGCGCCCCACGAGTTGCTCCAGCTCTTCCAGCGCGGCTTCGTAGCTGGCGGGTTCGGGGAGTTTCGAGGGGACGGCGGAGGCCTTGGGCATGGAACGGGGGGCGGCGAACGCGCAGGTAAAACGGGCGATTTTAGGCGCACCCTCCT encodes:
- the xseB gene encoding exodeoxyribonuclease VII small subunit yields the protein MPKASAVPSKLPEPASYEAALEELEQLVGRIESGQLPLDQMLAGYQRGAALLAFCRGRLEAVQDQIKVLDEGALQPWTQE